One window of Patescibacteria group bacterium genomic DNA carries:
- a CDS encoding Mur ligase family protein: MKNQKYLNSIKFLESLTNIPELKNLKKGEAKDLSFFIKRLEFLLKILGNPEKEFKYIHIAGTSGKSSLACFIQSVMSEAGIKTGGFFSPHLASITERIKMNNREISPGDLARLIDRLKPYYAVCAKSNPYGVPSYFETLITIALLYFKEKKCEYVVLETGIGSSFDATNIIPRAKALVITNIGVDHDRILGKTKIKIAKTKAKIIKNGSILLTGEEDPLLLKILEKNCEEKRSELKKINFNFRVVKNGLTGTEFEYKNNNYRTKIAGEHQIKNAILAIETINSIKDGRIGPKAIKKGLAAAWLPGRLEIIQRKPLIILDGAHNPDKMKTTADFVKNLEYKKLYLVIGLAESKNLYNTLKYIIPLGSQIYLTRFLFPGRKSKNLRKMSESAEKLTKKKIKIFVDPWQALEEALAKAKKDDAILITGSFFLAGELRKKWIKSRAL; encoded by the coding sequence AATCGCTTACCAATATACCCGAACTGAAAAACCTTAAAAAAGGGGAGGCGAAAGACCTGTCTTTTTTTATCAAACGGCTGGAATTCCTTTTAAAAATTTTGGGGAATCCGGAAAAGGAGTTTAAATACATCCATATCGCCGGCACGTCGGGAAAAAGTTCTCTTGCCTGCTTTATCCAATCCGTAATGTCCGAAGCGGGGATAAAAACCGGCGGATTCTTTTCCCCCCACCTGGCCTCGATAACCGAAAGAATAAAAATGAATAACCGAGAAATCTCGCCGGGAGACTTAGCTAGATTGATCGATCGCCTCAAACCTTATTACGCTGTCTGCGCAAAATCCAACCCTTATGGCGTCCCCTCCTATTTTGAAACCTTAATAACCATAGCCCTTCTTTATTTCAAAGAAAAAAAATGCGAATATGTGGTTTTGGAAACCGGAATCGGCAGCAGTTTCGACGCCACCAATATTATCCCGCGGGCGAAAGCATTGGTAATAACCAATATCGGGGTTGACCATGACCGGATTCTCGGCAAAACAAAAATAAAAATCGCCAAAACTAAAGCGAAAATTATAAAAAATGGCTCAATCCTCTTGACCGGCGAAGAAGACCCCCTTCTTCTTAAAATTTTAGAAAAAAATTGCGAAGAAAAAAGAAGCGAATTAAAAAAAATTAATTTTAACTTCAGGGTTGTAAAAAACGGCTTAACCGGAACCGAATTTGAATATAAAAATAATAACTACCGGACGAAAATCGCCGGCGAGCACCAGATAAAAAACGCCATTTTAGCCATTGAAACCATAAATTCAATCAAGGACGGAAGAATCGGGCCGAAAGCGATAAAAAAAGGCCTGGCCGCCGCCTGGCTGCCCGGCCGGCTGGAAATCATCCAGAGGAAACCGCTTATTATCCTTGACGGCGCGCATAACCCCGACAAGATGAAAACTACGGCGGATTTTGTGAAAAATCTGGAATATAAAAAACTCTATCTCGTCATCGGGCTTGCGGAAAGTAAAAATTTATATAATACTTTAAAATATATCATTCCGCTCGGTTCGCAAATATATCTGACTCGTTTTCTCTTCCCCGGGCGCAAAAGCAAAAATCTAAGGAAAATGTCCGAATCAGCCGAGAAATTAACAAAGAAAAAAATAAAAATTTTTGTTGACCCCTGGCAGGCCCTGGAAGAAGCCCTGGCCAAAGCAAAAAAGGATGACGCAATCCTAATAACCGGCTCATTTTTCCTGGCCGGGGAATTAAGAAAAAAATGGATAAAATCCCGCGCCCTTTAA
- the topA gene encoding type I DNA topoisomerase yields MSKNLIIVESPTKAKTITKFLDSNYKIESSFGHIRDLPKSDMGIDIGDDFKPKYIIPSKSRKTVAKLKDLAKKAETIILASDEDREGEAIAWHLAEALKLDGNKLKRIVFHEITKDAILEALKNPRQIDMKLVDAQQARRILDRLVGYELSPFLWKKVARGLSAGRVQSVAVRLIVERERQIKDFKPEEYWSVLADFKKEKTGEEFTAALNKIGGKTIDKLEIKNEKEAKRILGEIEGSKYLVANIERKEARKNPPAPFTTSTLQQTANRWLGMSAKQTMTIAQQLYENGLITYMRTDSLNLSGKFLNDAKDYLKKELGEKYCLASPRAFKNKSKNAQEAHEAVRPTEAEKTPEKSSLAGGQLRLYKLIWQRALASQMPPAVVDATVIDVDAKDTKYQFRATGQTLKFDGYLKIYPEKSKEVNLPEVKDGEELNLKKLEKGQHFTKPPARYSDAGLVKALERHGIGRPSTYAPTIATIEARNYVVRDENKKLAPTDIAFVVIDLLVKHFSEIVDYKFTAEMEDNLDKIAMGKSRWQPVIADFYDPFHDNLTNKYQEIDKKEIMPEEKSNEKCDKCGAPMIIKTGRYGKFLACSAFPECKNIKSMPGADRDKNGQTDDKEIKELEKKYEGETCDQCGSPMAIKVGRYGPFLACTAFPKCRNLKNIKENNKNQKSTGVKCPVCGQGEIVAKRGRKGVFYACNQYPDCKTAFWGKPTGAKCPDCEALLVEAKDGVKCSNKDCGYKK; encoded by the coding sequence ATGAGTAAAAATCTAATCATTGTTGAGTCGCCAACCAAAGCCAAAACCATCACAAAATTTTTGGATTCAAACTATAAAATTGAATCTTCTTTCGGCCATATCCGCGATTTGCCCAAAAGCGATATGGGGATTGATATTGGAGACGACTTCAAGCCGAAATATATAATCCCGTCCAAGTCCAGAAAAACCGTGGCGAAATTGAAAGACCTCGCGAAAAAAGCGGAAACAATCATTTTGGCGTCCGACGAAGACCGCGAAGGGGAAGCGATTGCCTGGCACCTGGCGGAAGCGTTAAAATTGGATGGAAATAAATTAAAGAGAATTGTCTTTCATGAAATCACCAAAGATGCGATTTTGGAAGCCCTGAAAAACCCCCGCCAAATCGATATGAAGCTGGTTGACGCCCAGCAAGCGCGCCGAATCCTGGACCGCCTGGTTGGCTATGAACTTTCCCCGTTTTTATGGAAAAAAGTGGCGCGTGGGCTTTCGGCCGGCCGGGTTCAGTCCGTGGCCGTCCGCTTGATTGTGGAAAGGGAAAGGCAGATCAAAGATTTTAAGCCGGAAGAATACTGGAGCGTTTTGGCTGATTTTAAAAAAGAAAAAACCGGCGAAGAATTTACCGCGGCTTTAAATAAAATCGGAGGAAAAACCATTGATAAATTGGAAATAAAAAACGAGAAAGAAGCCAAAAGAATTTTGGGCGAAATTGAAGGCTCCAAATATCTGGTGGCTAATATTGAAAGGAAAGAAGCGAGAAAAAATCCGCCCGCGCCTTTTACCACTTCCACCTTGCAGCAAACCGCCAACCGCTGGCTGGGAATGAGCGCGAAACAAACCATGACGATAGCCCAGCAGTTGTATGAAAATGGATTAATCACTTATATGAGGACCGATTCTTTAAATCTATCCGGAAAATTTTTAAATGACGCCAAAGATTATTTAAAAAAAGAATTGGGGGAAAAATATTGCCTAGCTTCTCCCCGCGCCTTCAAAAATAAGTCGAAAAACGCGCAGGAAGCCCATGAGGCGGTTCGCCCAACTGAAGCCGAAAAAACTCCGGAAAAATCGTCTTTGGCCGGAGGCCAGTTAAGGTTATATAAATTAATCTGGCAAAGAGCGCTGGCGAGCCAGATGCCGCCCGCGGTTGTCGACGCTACCGTAATTGACGTTGACGCCAAAGATACAAAATACCAATTTAGGGCCACGGGCCAAACTTTAAAATTTGACGGCTATTTAAAAATTTATCCGGAAAAAAGCAAGGAAGTAAATTTGCCGGAAGTAAAGGATGGGGAAGAACTGAATTTAAAAAAGCTGGAAAAAGGGCAACATTTTACCAAACCCCCGGCCCGCTATTCTGACGCCGGCCTGGTCAAAGCTTTGGAAAGGCACGGAATCGGCCGGCCCTCCACTTACGCCCCGACCATAGCTACGATTGAAGCGCGGAATTATGTTGTCCGCGACGAAAATAAAAAACTGGCTCCGACCGATATCGCTTTTGTCGTGATTGATTTATTGGTCAAGCATTTTTCCGAAATCGTAGATTATAAATTTACAGCCGAGATGGAAGACAATTTAGATAAAATCGCCATGGGCAAAAGCCGGTGGCAACCAGTCATCGCCGACTTTTACGACCCGTTTCACGATAATTTAACTAATAAATATCAAGAAATTGATAAAAAAGAAATTATGCCTGAAGAAAAATCAAATGAAAAATGCGATAAATGCGGAGCGCCGATGATTATTAAAACCGGCCGCTACGGAAAATTTCTGGCCTGCAGCGCTTTTCCGGAATGTAAAAATATTAAATCCATGCCTGGAGCCGACCGAGACAAAAACGGCCAGACGGATGATAAAGAAATAAAGGAATTGGAGAAAAAATACGAAGGCGAAACCTGCGACCAATGCGGTTCCCCTATGGCCATCAAAGTCGGGCGGTACGGGCCGTTTTTGGCTTGTACGGCTTTTCCCAAGTGCCGGAATTTAAAAAATATAAAAGAAAACAATAAAAACCAAAAATCAACCGGCGTAAAATGCCCGGTTTGCGGCCAGGGAGAAATCGTGGCTAAGCGCGGCCGCAAAGGCGTCTTTTACGCCTGCAACCAATACCCGGATTGCAAAACCGCTTTCTGGGGCAAACCCACCGGAGCCAAATGCCCTGATTGCGAAGCGTTATTGGTAGAAGCCAAAGACGGGGTGAAATGCAGCAACAAAGACTGTGGGTATAAAAAATAG
- the pheT gene encoding phenylalanine--tRNA ligase subunit beta yields MYLSLNWLKDFIDIPKSVTPEDLGLKLTMHTVEIDRVINQKERFDKIVVGKILELKKHPSADRLQLVKVDIGKEKLDIVCGATNIKAGDFVPVALVGAILPNGMEIKAAEIRGVKSSGMLCAEDELGIGEDHTGIMILTGGKVGQNLAEHFKLSDTVFEVDNKSITNRPDLWSHFGMAREIAAFLGIKLKEPKSDLGKLTKGKGKLEKLKVEVKDSKLCPRYMAIKMNGIAIGPSPEWMQEKLSAVGMRPISNIVDITNYVMLELGQPLHAFDASLVKEIGARRARKGEEMETLDGQKRELDENMLLITDGEKGVAVAGVMGGLSSEINDKTSSIIIEAANFEPVSIRKTSQKLGLRTESSMRFEKSLDPNLCELAIARTVELVKKLCPKAEVASDLVDIKDFKLETGPIELNLEWLEKIIGQNFEDKKIIKILEGLGFAVRKEGEKLEVAIPTWRATKDISIPEDLVEEIVRIYGYNNLKPEMPKVVMEAPRVNRERMLEREIKEILAQGARLAETYNYSFVNEGQLKKLRMETRNYVKLANPIVSQHTLLRQSLAPNLLENIKTNQFHYNAFGLFEIGNVFMDLVGEEDKGGDKNEKLPYQEKRLGIILAGEKKEDVFRKAKGMVEYLFNYFGLAASFEFPEDLPGWADTKAAVKIISKVGHKNDLGLAARLDNQAAAALNIKKEVAVVEIRFKDLVDLILAEGAKQYERIPKYPPVVRDLAFVAEKKILYKDIKKEIEGFSGLVKEVELFDVYEGESLGEDNRNLAFHIIYQSPDRTLTAEEIEKEQEKLIKLLKKKFKAQIRNF; encoded by the coding sequence ATGTATCTTTCCCTAAATTGGCTAAAAGATTTTATTGATATTCCGAAGAGTGTTACTCCGGAAGATTTGGGTTTGAAATTAACCATGCATACAGTCGAAATTGACAGGGTGATAAACCAAAAAGAAAGATTTGATAAAATCGTGGTGGGAAAAATTCTAGAATTAAAAAAGCACCCGTCCGCGGACCGGTTGCAGCTGGTTAAAGTCGATATCGGCAAGGAAAAACTAGATATAGTCTGCGGGGCAACTAACATCAAGGCAGGCGATTTCGTGCCGGTCGCTTTAGTGGGCGCAATTTTACCAAATGGCATGGAAATTAAAGCGGCCGAAATCAGGGGAGTAAAATCTAGCGGCATGCTTTGCGCCGAAGATGAGCTGGGAATAGGCGAAGACCATACCGGCATTATGATTTTAACCGGCGGCAAGGTGGGGCAGAATTTAGCCGAGCATTTTAAACTTAGTGATACGGTTTTTGAAGTTGATAATAAGTCAATCACCAACCGGCCGGACCTTTGGAGCCATTTTGGCATGGCTCGGGAGATTGCCGCTTTTTTGGGCATAAAATTAAAAGAACCGAAATCGGATTTAGGAAAATTAACTAAAGGCAAAGGGAAGCTGGAAAAACTAAAAGTGGAAGTGAAGGATTCTAAATTATGCCCGCGCTATATGGCGATTAAGATGAACGGCATAGCCATCGGACCTTCGCCGGAATGGATGCAGGAGAAATTATCCGCCGTGGGCATGCGCCCGATCAGCAATATCGTTGACATCACCAATTATGTGATGTTGGAACTGGGCCAGCCCTTGCACGCTTTTGACGCCAGTTTAGTCAAAGAAATCGGAGCGCGCCGGGCAAGGAAAGGGGAAGAGATGGAGACTTTGGACGGCCAGAAGAGGGAACTGGACGAAAATATGCTTTTAATCACGGACGGGGAAAAAGGAGTGGCTGTGGCCGGAGTGATGGGCGGATTGAGTAGCGAAATTAACGATAAAACAAGCTCTATTATTATTGAGGCCGCCAATTTTGAGCCGGTTTCGATAAGAAAAACTTCGCAGAAGCTGGGCCTGCGCACGGAAAGTTCAATGCGCTTTGAGAAATCTCTGGACCCGAATTTATGCGAATTGGCCATTGCCCGGACCGTAGAATTGGTAAAAAAATTATGCCCCAAAGCCGAAGTGGCAAGCGATTTGGTTGACATAAAAGATTTTAAGCTGGAAACCGGGCCGATTGAGTTAAATTTGGAATGGCTGGAAAAAATAATCGGGCAGAATTTTGAAGATAAAAAAATAATAAAGATTTTAGAGGGTCTGGGGTTTGCGGTTAGGAAAGAGGGGGAGAAACTGGAAGTAGCTATCCCGACCTGGCGGGCGACCAAGGATATTTCCATACCCGAAGATTTGGTCGAGGAAATAGTCCGGATTTACGGGTATAATAATTTAAAGCCGGAGATGCCGAAAGTGGTGATGGAAGCCCCGCGGGTTAACAGGGAAAGAATGTTAGAAAGAGAGATAAAAGAAATTTTGGCCCAAGGCGCCCGCTTGGCGGAAACTTACAATTATTCCTTTGTTAACGAAGGTCAATTAAAAAAATTGAGAATGGAAACAAGAAATTATGTGAAGTTGGCCAATCCGATTGTGAGCCAGCACACGCTTCTTCGCCAAAGCTTGGCGCCGAATCTTCTAGAGAACATAAAAACCAATCAGTTCCACTACAATGCTTTCGGCTTGTTTGAAATCGGCAATGTCTTTATGGATTTGGTTGGCGAAGAAGACAAGGGCGGAGACAAAAACGAGAAATTGCCCTATCAGGAAAAGAGACTGGGAATAATTTTGGCCGGCGAAAAAAAGGAAGATGTTTTCAGAAAAGCAAAAGGCATGGTTGAGTATTTATTCAACTATTTCGGTTTAGCCGCCAGTTTTGAATTCCCGGAAGACTTGCCGGGCTGGGCGGACACAAAAGCGGCGGTCAAAATAATTTCAAAAGTAGGACATAAAAATGATTTGGGCCTGGCGGCCAGATTGGACAATCAGGCGGCTGCGGCTTTAAACATAAAAAAGGAAGTGGCCGTAGTTGAGATAAGGTTTAAGGATCTGGTTGATTTAATTCTTGCCGAAGGGGCAAAACAATACGAGAGAATCCCCAAATATCCGCCGGTTGTCAGAGATTTGGCCTTTGTGGCCGAAAAAAAGATTTTGTACAAGGATATAAAAAAGGAAATAGAGGGTTTTAGCGGGCTGGTGAAAGAAGTGGAACTTTTTGACGTTTATGAAGGAGAGAGCCTGGGCGAGGATAATCGGAATCTGGCTTTCCATATTATTTATCAGTCGCCGGATAGGACTTTAACAGCCGAGGAAATAGAAAAAGAACAGGAAAAATTAATAAAGCTTTTGAAAAAGAAATTCAAAGCGCAGATAAGAAACTTTTAA
- the pheS gene encoding phenylalanine--tRNA ligase subunit alpha, producing MREKIEKLKKEILDSLARAKDEKVLRDLEIKYLGRKGELTKILRGLKDLNEKEKKEIGQLANEIKKEIEDKFAELKKFILGISKKEQVDITLPGERIERGYLSPLTLVQNELEDLFTSMGFMVLDGPELESDFYNFTAVNTPPNHPARDMQDTFYIDKKNKDGEYDLVMRTHTSSVQVRAMQKYGAPLRCVVPGRVFRCEAIDACHEHTFFQMEGLMIGEDISLANLISVMKELLSGIFKKEIEIRVRPGFFPFVEPGLELDIKCTICSGQGCPSCKNSGWLELLPSGMVHPKVLEYGGIDPKKYSGFAFGLGLTRLAMMKYGIDDIRLFNSGDLRFLQQF from the coding sequence ATGAGGGAGAAGATAGAAAAATTAAAAAAGGAAATCCTGGATAGTCTGGCCAGGGCAAAAGACGAGAAAGTTCTGCGCGATCTGGAAATTAAGTATTTGGGCCGCAAAGGCGAATTGACGAAAATTTTGCGCGGCCTTAAAGATTTGAATGAAAAAGAAAAGAAGGAAATCGGGCAGCTGGCCAATGAAATTAAAAAAGAGATAGAAGACAAGTTCGCGGAGTTAAAAAAATTTATTCTGGGGATTTCAAAAAAGGAGCAGGTGGACATAACTTTGCCTGGCGAAAGAATCGAACGCGGCTATTTAAGCCCCTTGACCCTTGTCCAAAACGAGCTGGAGGATTTATTTACTTCCATGGGTTTTATGGTTTTGGACGGTCCGGAGTTGGAAAGCGATTTTTATAATTTTACCGCGGTTAATACTCCGCCAAACCATCCGGCGCGGGACATGCAGGATACTTTTTACATTGACAAGAAAAATAAGGACGGGGAATACGACTTGGTCATGCGGACCCACACTTCCTCGGTGCAGGTAAGGGCCATGCAGAAATATGGGGCGCCCCTGCGCTGCGTCGTGCCGGGCCGGGTTTTTCGCTGCGAAGCGATTGACGCCTGCCATGAACATACTTTTTTTCAAATGGAAGGCTTGATGATTGGCGAAGATATATCATTGGCTAATTTAATTTCCGTGATGAAAGAATTATTGTCCGGAATTTTTAAAAAAGAAATAGAAATTCGGGTCAGGCCCGGGTTTTTCCCTTTTGTCGAGCCGGGTTTGGAGCTGGATATTAAATGCACGATTTGCAGTGGTCAGGGCTGCCCAAGCTGCAAAAATAGCGGCTGGCTGGAACTTTTGCCTTCGGGCATGGTCCACCCGAAAGTTTTGGAATACGGTGGGATTGACCCGAAGAAATATTCCGGTTTTGCTTTCGGTCTGGGTTTAACGCGCCTGGCTATGATGAAATACGGGATTGACGATATAAGGTTGTTTAATAGCGGCGACCTAAGATTCCTTCAACAATTTTAA